From the Lathyrus oleraceus cultivar Zhongwan6 chromosome 3, CAAS_Psat_ZW6_1.0, whole genome shotgun sequence genome, the window ttatgacaacctgaatgccATAAACATCTCAAAGAATCCTATTTAGCACAACAAGACCAAACATATTGATATACGTCACCATTTaattagagaacttgtggaggATAAGGTTGTAGTCTTAGAGCATGTCgctactgagatgcagttagctgatagttttacaaaggctttggatgcaaatcagtttgaagtcctgagaggaaaattagggatttgtatttatGAAGATTTGTAACAATTAATATGGAGTGGCAAAAGTAAGCACATTAGTGTCTATGTGGCTAAAATAAAGTGCCCccattatggtaaatcatcaccttgttttggaaataccatctattcCGTCTTCACACGCTACCCCCATAACCTCACTACCTACTCCAACTATTCCATCTTCCTGCTCCTTCTTCACAAACCTCTTCTAGGGAAACTGTACTTTTTCCAGAAAAACTCCGaaatgtcacaacatcaagaTACATCTGCTTCAAAGAATACTAAGTCTACTCAAAAGGTTAGCGCTCCTCCCATGGACATTCCCGATGATGAGATTCTGGATGTTGTTCCTGTCTCTGTTATTCCCTGCGAGGCCATTGATTTGAACCAACCCATTGATGCCTCAGTTTCTATATGCCCCAATCAAGGTAACATCTCTAGTATCCCTTCTGGCTCAACTCCTGCCACCAATTCTAAGGAAGATATACATCACACTGATCGTGTTATAAGAAACCTTGTcactagaatccttaatgaaggacattttgTGAAGGGAGTTTTCTACTCCCCTGtctaaaatgtacccctctcctgaggttgaacaACATAGTGAGAAGGATGACGATTCCTCCAGTTCTGAAAAAAGGACATGGTTGCTGAAGGGTTGTGCTCTCTAGGGAAAATTGTGTTGATAAAGGAAAACCTGTGGCACCTAAAACTGCCAATGCTTCCCACTCTGAGAAGCATGATGATACAAATATGGTGATTGATCTAGAGGATGGTAGCTCTAATGATCAAGAGGAAAGCTTACTTCATCACCTAAAGCCAAGTGTGGCTAAACGCATGAAGACTCGAAATGGAAGATTTGTGGCTAAACTTATGTCAGCTAGAAAagctaagaagactgctggtattggtccctccaaatcttggagcaaggttgaagtaaagaagaggaaggtcagaCATGATTCTGAGTTTGAAgaggatgttgaggaagatgtccctgacatctcgCTTTTGAAGAAAACCACTGATAGGAAGTCTCCTGTTAAGGTTCCTGCTGTTCATTTGGATaacatctctttccatcttgaggATGGAGCTGCCAAGTGGAAATTCATGATTCAAAGAAGGGCGGCTGTGGAAAGGGAGTTGGGAAAAGATGCTATTGATGTCAAGGAGGTCATGGACATGATAAAGGTTGCTGGGTTGTTGAAGACTGTGTCTTGGTTCTCTCAATTCTATGAGGGTTTagttaaggaattcattgtcaacattcctaaggatattgctgataagaacaacaaggagttctgcaaggtgtttgtaaggggtAAGTGTATAACATTCTCTCTCACTATTATTAATAATTTTCTAGGAAGAAAAATTGAGGGTGTAGGTGAATTAGAAGTTACAGATAATGAGGTCTGTAGAGAGATTACAGCTAGGAAGGTGAAAAGTTGGCCTGTTAAAAAGCATCTTCCTACTGGGAAGTTGACTGTCAAGTATGCTATCTTGCATAAAATGGGAGCTGCAAATTGGGTCCCTACCAACCATATTTCCACTATTGCTAATAGCATTGGGAGGTTTATTTTTGTTGTTGGAACCAAAGTGGaatttgactatggtagatttatgtttgaacaaatcaCCAAGCATGCATCTACTAATGCAGTTAAGCTGTCAATTTCCTTTCCCTCAATGATCTGTGGAATTATCTTGAATCAACACTCTGGTATCCTGTGCTCTAATGACTtacctagtagaagaaaacctgctctgtctgtgcactataaactgtttgaaggcagtcatgtcgagGATTATTGCTGAGCTTAAggagacttgcaaagagctgggtgaagggataagggtagcaaccGCTAGAAAACAATCGTTGGAAGCCTTGATTATAAGCTTGGAGTAGGCTGAAAGTGAAAATATTGAAAATGCTAATGTCAGCAATGAAGAAGAAGttgaagcccacacctctagtgagaggttTGCTAACCATGATGATACAAGTGGAAATTCTGATTCTAGTGCTGATGaagctgcaagctcaagctcTACTGAGTAGCTCCTTGACTTTGGTCCCTATTGATGTGATGGTTTTTTGTTGTGATGGATTTTCTTGTTTTTGGAAATTCTGTTTTGCTATTTTGCTGTTTTTTTGTTTTGTATCTCAGCTTGCTTACAACTGGTTATGTACTTGGTTTTGCAACCCTTTAACTTTTGATATTTCGGTTAATCActaaatagacatttattttctctctttggtctcttttggctaaaaagggggagaagtagctataGCTATAGATGATGCTTGGAGAATTTTTCTGGTGTGTTTTGGCTTTGGCACAGGGGGAGGATTCTCTGTCTGAGTGTTTTGTCTGTGTGAAGCAAGTTGCTGCTTGTTGTGGTCTAGCTGAAGGGGGAGATGGTGCGTTCTGAGTACAAACGCTTGTGTGTTTACTAGTTATTAttgctagtaatgtgtgtatgtttacttctgctgTTGAACTGATACTTTGATTGATTACTTGTGAACGTGTGAtttgatgtatgttttagccaaaatttgccaaagggggagtttgttggttctatgtgttggcatcaattttggtaaaacttaaggttatcacaagatgtcacgcgtgttgtcttgacatgtgatatcaaTTTCCTGCAGCATGTTCAATATGGTTGTGTAGGATTtattcaagatgtcagacccgatgttaagacatgtgcatacaaaacatttgataacactgaaatttaccgtattttcgactccgatttcacatgcattctagttgttttattgttattttgttatgttattgctatgttttcctttgttttcaggtttttactttaatcggagccccaatcgagaaaaggagtgaaaaagagctaaaaaccctaaaattcaacattttgtacttgtggcctaccccatggctggcgccatagaccctgccatgacgtgtccaagctcaacttccctcaacttccacgttccccactacttccactaaggcgcctcagattggccttgtggcgggcgccatggccttgtggcgggcgccacaagaggaaacgttttccctcccattttcaagttgaagggcatccttgtcatttccatctttttacttgcttataaatagaaactcgaaatcacttttacaatcatccaaacttagagcagaggcaaactcagagcaactttgtttcacttgggcatatattcagtattttaaagtggtaatcgcttcgcattggagtgttaccataattgtgtaatcgagtctatgatagagtctgtaatcaagtttggagcactttcgaaggaagttaatcctgccgccattttcatttccgctttgcaatttactcaaccctccgattggagcaggtttttattacttgtctttatcttatttattttcccgcactcgctttactttatttatttcccacactcgctttactttatttatttctcgcactcgctttactttatttatttcctcgcactcgctttactttatttatttcctcgcactcgctttaaattatttatttcctcgcactcgctttaaattatttatttcctcgcactcgcactactttatctacttctcgcactcgcactacttttatttactttccgcactcgcactacttttatttactttccgcactcgcactacttttattgaaattaatgcacttttactttaccatgtctaactaaatttataaggttagaatgtaaggatcgcaattgaaccgataatccgtatAATTGTTAGTAGAAtcacttaagggctattttatctttcaacttaagttttcccgcacttcaattctgtcgggtaagatcgaaagtcgtccaacgtctatctaaacttaattgtttttaactatttcaaaaacagaGAAAGCGCTTTGTTTggttcattaggagtttttaacttaagaagaaaagagattttaaaactattttcggacgcgtttataagtttagagtctggttcgtgagaacctcttttggttaagaaatccaggttataatacttttcaacttagtcaagatactatatttcttaaaaataggtttactactctaacggaatgtgcgcctttttataagtgacaataagagggtttgattagggagtacaactcggttctgaatacgcgaaagcgacagttcctgttaaattagttcttttcaaagtaggaaacattgcccataagtagttctattagcaagtacttggattatcaattgattacgtgaattacattcgaccctgtctttattaattaatctttattcaacacttaacttttcattgcacaccctaaaaacacttattttgattgcctttgataaacaccataacaatagataacgatagattgacacttggtctctgtggattcgacaatcttttatattactctgacgcgttcgtatacttgcgaaaaacaccgcatcaagtttttggcgccgttgccggggaccaatttcgtcaaatttcatttccctgttgttatatcgtttagacttaggctatttcccgccggtcaatgcgaagaactcgcaacaccggaagtttaagcttagtataccctctggcggaacctgaacgttacgctcgcgcacgtttattctttcatagaattaaaagagctatggccgaagatcaaaaccaaagacctcttaaagatttcgctcaaccatctaatgaagaacctagttctagtatagtaaacccaaccatcccagctaataattttgaacttaaaccatccctgttacaactagtgcaacagagacaattcgcgggtctcgctactgagaacccaaaccaacatttaaaaatatttcttcaattagcaaacacttttaaaaccaatggagcttctcctgaggcaatacgtttaagattatttcctttttccctcagagataaagccctatcatggttagattcccttccacccaattccattacgacttgggataaccttagaagattttttcttgctagatatttaCCCCCGAGTAaaaccgccgttcttcgaaaccatataactagatttacccaaaaccaaggagaatcgatgttcgaagcttgggagagatataaagagttgttacgagcatgcccacatcatggtttagaaaattggttaatcattcaaaccttctataatggatttcactataacacaaagatgaccatcgacgctgccgcaagcggtgctctgatgaacaaaccttatcctgaagctagtgccctcatcgaagatatcgctcaaaaccatcaatcatggggagtagaacgagcgacagttgagaagaaggaagcccaaggaggagtgcatgaactaggctctatagacatgatgcaagctaaaatggacgcattagcccttaaggtcgagcatatgtgcataaacccgaatactatagccgcagtttcgtcggattgtgagatatgtggaaccaaaggacaccaatctgcaaaatgcagtctattaaacgaaacccactctgaccaagtgaactacacccaagagaacccatactcgaatacctataaccctggatggaggaatcacccgaacttctcctataaaaagaataaccctattcaaaataatgcacctccgagacctagttatcaagcccctagatcaaatcaacctatgcaacctgtgtcaccaaagtcgagccttgagaaaattatggaaaattttatcaccgctcaaacccaacaaaacaaggagttcatgaaccaaaacattcatgttaacgaattgattactcagttaggaaccaatgttgaccaaatagttactcataccaagatgcttgaaacccagatctctcaggtacCTTTGAACCAAACCCCTTAGACTACTCCTagaggacaattccctggacaacctcaacaaaatccaagaggacaagccaatgccattaccctacaaagtgggaacgcttatgatgagccaccaaaccctagattgagtgaacccgaaacttctaaggaatgtaccaaacccccggacgaagtaaaggaaccagaggaatctgaaaaccaggaaggtcgagaaaaaggagaagaacctaaagataaaacttacgtaccacccccgccatataaaccacctataccatatccgcaaagactcaaacaaacccagatcaataaacagtatcaaaaatttattaaatttatagaaaaacttcttgtagaaatccctttcacagaagccatcacccaaataccttcttatgcaaagtttctcaaagacatccttaccaacaaacgtagacttgacgatccgaagcctttggaatgtaatgctatttccgaggacaaattagcaaagaaagataaagaccctggaaatttctccattccttgccttttgggtaatcatgtcatcgaaaaagcttttctagacttaggagctagtgtgagcttaatgcctttagtagtttgtgagaggttaatcttaggagaattacagcccactaagatatcgcttcagttagccgatagatctgttaagtatccgataggcattttagaagatgttccttctaggataggtcagttatttatccctactgattttgttgtcatggacatcaaagaggacaatgatataccaatccttctaggtagaccattcttatcgactgcaggagccataatagatgtcaagaaaggaaagttgacatttgagaTAGGTGagagaaaatagaatttatactttcgaaatttcttatggcacctgtgatgggagactcgtgttatgccttagatatcattgatgaatgtgttagagaattaaaacaaaaagaaattataaaaacaattaagttaccatcaactctcataaggggagatgatgactttaagaaaccctacatcaatgataacctttacgaatgtttatcccttacccccgatcctatgccatgccctaagaaaccaaccttagaacttaaggaactgcctaagaacctgagatatgagttcctcgatgaaaagatgaaccgtccagttatagtcagtgctaccttgagccaagaggaaacgaaccaacttttagatgttttacgaagatatccctcagccttaggatataatatctctgacctgaaaggtataagcccatccgtatgcatgcatcggatttcgctcgaagaagattcaaaactctccagagaacatcagagaagaataaaccctataatgagtgatgttgttaaaaaggaagttcttaagttacttgaggcaggtatcatctaccagatctcggatagtaagtgggtgagccctgtgcatgtagtacctaaaaagggaggcatcacagtcgttaaaaacgataaaggcgaacatgtagcaaaacatttagaaggaggatggcggatgtgtatagattatagaaaattaaataaagcaactaggaaagatcatttcccttaaccatttatagaccaaatgttggagcgtctagccagacactcttacttctgttatctagatggatactctggattcttccaaatacctatccatcccgaagatcaagaaaaactacctttacatgcccttctggaacttttgcctacagacgaatgtcgttcggcctctgtaacgccccagccactttccaacgctgcatgatgtcaatctttgcagattacctagatggtatcatggaagtgtttatggatgatttcttggtttgcggatttgatttccgtaattgtcttgctaaccttgagaaaatcctggagagatgtgtggaggtgaccctcgtgctaaactgggaaaaatgccatttcatggtgaccgaaggaataattttaggacatatagtttccgaaaaaggtatagaggtagataaagctaaaatagaagttctagaaaacctaaaaccaccaaaaaccatcagagaagtctgaagcttccttggacacgctggattctaccggcgttttattaaggacttctccaaaataactaaacctttaactagacttttaatgaaagatgctgaattcatttttgatgaaaaatgtaatgacgcatttaatcttttaaagcaagcgttagtatcagcacccattatgaaaccacctgattggttagaaccttttgagataatgtgcgatgctagtgattatgcagttggagttgttctaggacaaaggaaagataaagAATTACATGCCATctattatgccagtagaaccctagatgctgcccaacttaactacgcaaaaactgaaaaagaattactcgttgtagtttttgctatagacaaatttagatcttatctagtaggagcaaaaattatagtttacaccgatcatgctgccattcgttacctattaagtaaaaaagatgccaagcccaggttactccgatggattctattactacaagagtttgatttagatataagagataaaaaaggaactgaaaatgtagtagccgatcacctttctaggctagaacatctgaaacctgaactagtacccataaatgatgatttcgcctatgatagactgatagctagagtagaaaccattgaaggtaataacctagatccttatgagcactcccaaaattccttagcaataagtaacgtaccctggtatgcggacttcgttaattacctagctgttgatatagtaccccctgatcttgactaccaccgcaagaagaaattcttccacgatgtgagaaacttctattgggacgaaccgctccttttcaaaaggggtaaagatggcatttttcgccgttgcgttccagaagaagaggtaaatagtattatcaagcattgtcattctacaccttatggtggacatgcgagcacatctaagacatacgccaagattcttcaagctggcctattctggcctaccatgtggtGTGATGTttatgcttgcattgtcaaatgtgatagattccaacgcactggaaacatttcaaggcgtgatgaaatgcctctaagaaacattcaggaagtagaactctttgacgtatggggtatagatttcatggaacctttcccaccatccttaggaaacaggtatatcttagtagctgtggactatgtgtctaagtggattgaagctatagctgcacccacaaacgacactagggtagtaatcaaactatttaaaaactatatattccctagatttggaacaccacgtttagtcataagcgatggaggatcacactttatatcaagaatatttgacaaacttttaagaaaatatggagttaggcatagagtagcaacaccataccatccacaaactagtggccaagtagaagtatctaatagggagataaaaaCAAACCCTAGAGAAAACTatttctatttctaggagagactggtctcagaagcttcaagaagcattatgggcctatagaaccgctttcaaaacccctataggaactactccttatcaactagtctatggaaaatcctgtcacttacctttcgaattagagcataaggcctattgggccattaaaactttgaatttagactacctagccgctggagaaaagcgtaccctagacattcataaactggaagaacttaggcaattttcctacgagaatgcaaaaatatataaagagaggacaaaagcatatcacgacaaaagaatagtaaagaaaaactttAATATAGGCGATcatgttctccttttcaactctaggttacgactcttccctggaaagctacgtttAAGATagactggtcctttcgaagtatccaagattctgagatccggaacctgtagtccattcattgtaaatggacaaagactggagctctacgaaggaggagacattccagcatactactcaagccacacctTGATTGATCCACCAATCCCTACCACTACAagtgtataaattctaatcgtcaagctaatgacgttaaccaagcgctgcgtgggaggaAACCCATGGTTTTTCCTTCATTTTActttttcgtatttatttaattttatttttgttttattttatcatattttgcattgagactaaaatttgaatggtttgcactttcaggatcactttcttaacttttacaggatgcaggatttcgatgacatgcacgtggcctatagagataatgctcaaagagagcgctacatcgctctgtatcagcgccctatggcacccacacgttatcctgatcagcactgtatggaggcactggaTATCGAGTCGAGTAtctgattccttagccaccaacttcactgggacgagtttgctgatgacttgagtaacacctacaggaacctgacattgagttcctgagttcattcgactaggacccatactctggaccagatgggtatgctgctttcaggctctttggagttgagtactctttcagccagaaagagtttggcgacctattgggtttccagaccactcctgatgctatcccggagacacctatgggatattttctgggtaaggaaatggagaagttttggagtgatatatcaggtggcggaagccaggatccatctacgcagctatctcatgttatacataaccccacctttagatactttcagatgatattagcacattccttcctgggaaggccggatgcag encodes:
- the LOC127130915 gene encoding uncharacterized protein LOC127130915, encoding MVIDLEDGSSNDQEESLLHHLKPSVAKRMKTRNGRFVAKLMSARKAKKTAEDVEEDVPDISLLKKTTDRKSPVKVPAVHLDNISFHLEDGAAKWKFMIQRRAAVERELGKDAIDVKEVMDMIKVAGLLKTVSWFSQFYEGRKIEGVGELEVTDNEVCREITARKVKSWPVKKHLPTGKLTVKYAILHKMGAANWVPTNHISTIANSIGSNEEEVEAHTSSERFANHDDTSGNSDSSADEAASSSSTDLLTTGYVLGFATL